The Conexivisphaera calida genome includes a region encoding these proteins:
- a CDS encoding tRNA (adenine-N1)-methyltransferase produces MSYVSDGDNVLMLAPRGITWLVHVSAGSELHTHLGIIRHDDIIGRPYGSAMETQFGQKVYILRPFLEDYIMLGERPTQIVYPKDMGIIVARIGVMPGSRVLEVGTGSGALTMFLAGIVAPTGRVHSYEARKEFADVARGNLARAGLLDYVDLKIADASVSVDEANVDSAVVDVGDPMKVLRVVGAALKPAGGLAVVTPTFNQTERVISYLRSEGYVMVDAFETLYRRIESKPGATRPSSTMISHTTFIVTARKVAPDH; encoded by the coding sequence GTGTCATATGTGTCGGATGGAGACAATGTGCTCATGCTTGCCCCGAGGGGTATCACCTGGCTGGTGCACGTGTCCGCCGGCTCGGAGCTCCACACGCATCTAGGTATAATTAGACATGATGACATCATAGGACGTCCCTACGGCTCGGCCATGGAGACCCAGTTCGGTCAGAAGGTATACATCTTGAGACCGTTTCTCGAGGACTACATAATGTTGGGCGAGAGGCCCACCCAGATAGTCTATCCGAAGGACATGGGTATCATAGTCGCCAGAATAGGCGTCATGCCCGGGTCCAGGGTCCTTGAGGTGGGCACAGGGAGCGGGGCACTCACAATGTTCTTGGCCGGGATAGTCGCGCCCACCGGGCGCGTCCACAGCTATGAGGCTAGGAAGGAGTTCGCGGACGTCGCCAGGGGGAATCTGGCTAGAGCGGGACTCCTTGATTACGTGGACCTGAAGATCGCCGATGCCTCCGTCTCCGTGGACGAGGCGAACGTGGACTCCGCGGTGGTGGACGTCGGCGACCCGATGAAGGTCCTCAGGGTGGTCGGCGCCGCCCTGAAGCCCGCCGGCGGTCTCGCAGTGGTGACGCCCACCTTCAACCAGACCGAGCGCGTCATATCCTATCTGCGCTCCGAGGGATACGTCATGGTGGACGCGTTCGAGACCCTGTATCGGAGGATAGAGTCGAAGCCAGGGGCCACGAGGCCTTCCAGCACCATGATATCGCACACGACGTTCATAGTCACCGCGAGGAAAGTGGCGCCCGATCACTAA
- the proS gene encoding proline--tRNA ligase — MSSTAPEAPLPDKEVDLGTWYDEVLKRAELIDVRYGVKGFVVYRPNAMRIVKRIYEMFEGELESGGHLPMLLPLVIPMANFRRETEHVKGFEDQVFYITEAGEKPLDEKLVVRPTSETAIYPMLSLWIHSYSDLPLRLYQSVAVYRHETKATRPLLRGREFLWIETHDAFADEVGAKSQIMDDLQVAKKVYDELGLAFLVVEREPYDKFPGAESSYAYDALLPNGNVLQIATTHYLGDHFTKAFDVTFVDRDGNRRNPRSTCFGIGISRTLAALIMTHGDKYGLVLPFGLSVHDVVIVPIPHKGIVEDVMAKARQLEDKLRAAGFNVYLDDSEDTPGDKFYHWDMLGVPARIEIGRREVEGKFVTLYRRDERTREKVKDEDLQDRLHALSKEILNNIRDRAWERLRNSISDAASRDDIERLAGEGRIIRANFCGRDECAQEIKEKTGYEVRGRRVDVEEKPDGNCAWCGRPASRVVYMAKAY; from the coding sequence TTGTCGTCCACGGCGCCGGAGGCCCCTCTCCCGGACAAGGAGGTGGACTTAGGGACATGGTATGATGAGGTCCTCAAGAGGGCCGAGCTCATAGACGTCAGATACGGCGTGAAGGGATTCGTGGTGTACAGGCCCAACGCAATGAGGATCGTCAAGCGCATATACGAGATGTTCGAGGGCGAGCTGGAGAGCGGGGGACATCTGCCCATGCTCCTCCCCCTGGTAATACCGATGGCGAACTTCAGGAGGGAGACCGAGCACGTCAAGGGCTTCGAGGATCAGGTGTTCTACATAACTGAGGCCGGCGAGAAACCGCTCGACGAGAAGCTGGTCGTGCGGCCCACCTCCGAGACCGCCATATACCCGATGCTGTCGCTCTGGATCCACAGCTACAGCGACCTCCCCCTGAGGCTCTACCAGAGCGTCGCCGTCTACAGGCATGAGACCAAGGCAACGCGCCCGCTGCTCAGAGGCAGGGAGTTCCTGTGGATAGAGACGCACGATGCGTTCGCGGACGAGGTCGGAGCTAAGTCCCAGATAATGGATGACCTTCAGGTCGCCAAGAAGGTGTACGACGAGCTCGGGCTCGCGTTCCTGGTCGTGGAGAGGGAGCCATACGACAAGTTCCCGGGGGCGGAGAGCAGCTACGCGTACGACGCACTCCTCCCAAACGGCAACGTGCTGCAGATAGCCACCACGCACTACTTGGGTGATCACTTCACGAAGGCGTTCGACGTCACATTCGTGGATCGCGACGGTAATCGTAGAAATCCACGCAGTACGTGCTTCGGGATAGGGATCTCTAGGACCCTGGCGGCGCTCATAATGACGCACGGCGACAAGTACGGACTTGTACTTCCCTTCGGGCTCTCCGTTCACGATGTGGTGATAGTTCCCATACCCCACAAGGGGATCGTCGAAGATGTCATGGCGAAGGCCAGGCAGCTCGAGGATAAACTGAGGGCCGCTGGCTTCAACGTGTACTTAGATGACTCCGAGGACACGCCGGGCGACAAGTTCTATCATTGGGACATGCTGGGCGTCCCCGCCAGGATAGAGATAGGGAGGAGGGAGGTCGAGGGGAAATTCGTCACGCTCTACAGGAGGGATGAGCGGACCAGGGAGAAGGTGAAGGACGAGGACCTGCAGGATCGCCTCCACGCGCTCTCGAAGGAGATACTCAACAATATACGCGACCGTGCGTGGGAGAGGCTCAGGAACTCCATATCCGATGCCGCCAGCAGGGACGACATAGAGAGGCTCGCCGGGGAGGGCCGCATAATAAGGGCGAACTTCTGTGGAAGGGACGAGTGCGCCCAGGAGATAAAGGAGAAGACCGGTTACGAGGTCCGGGGCAGGAGGGTCGACGTAGAGGAGAAGCCCGATGGGAATTGCGCTTGGTGCGGCCGTCCTGCCTCCAGGGTTGTGTATATGGCCAAGGCCTATTGA
- a CDS encoding 30S ribosomal protein S26e, producing MTKKRKSRGRSKGDRGRSDLVHCSKCGALVPRDKAIKVTARYSPVDPMLAKELREKGSYVPSTMVTKYYCVSCAVHYGIVKVRPEDERKEPGRLARR from the coding sequence TTGACTAAGAAGAGGAAGAGCAGGGGGAGATCCAAGGGAGATAGAGGAAGGAGCGATCTGGTGCACTGCAGCAAGTGTGGTGCCCTTGTACCCAGGGACAAGGCGATAAAAGTGACCGCCAGATATTCTCCGGTGGATCCGATGCTGGCCAAGGAGCTCAGGGAGAAGGGTTCCTACGTTCCCAGCACAATGGTGACCAAGTACTACTGCGTCTCATGCGCAGTCCACTACGGAATAGTTAAGGTGCGGCCTGAGGACGAGAGAAAGGAGCCCGGCAGACTGGCTAGGAGATAG